From a single Drosophila sulfurigaster albostrigata strain 15112-1811.04 chromosome 3, ASM2355843v2, whole genome shotgun sequence genomic region:
- the LOC133843472 gene encoding FMRFamide receptor, producing the protein MQAADGPGIMPPPASAEYDAAPINTDQFLASVTGQSQEEEQAMRYELADTTGSTLMPLLYDAGQQLLLFNYTTTHNSNYENMHNTYSNVNGSHADLFPMYDEMAEPNWTRTCEEEYNPDQEETRIEFWVCGVILNIVCVLGLLGNVISMIILSRPQMRSSINYLLTGLARCDTMLIISSMLLFGIPSIYPYTGYLFGYYNYVYPFISPAMFPIGMIAQTASIYMTFTVTLERYVAVCHPLRARALCTYGRAKIYFIVCVCFALAYNMPRFWEVLTVTYTPPNTTQVLHCVRPSPLRRNPAYINIYIHWCYLIVNYIIPFLTLAILNCLIYRQVKHANRERQRLSRSEKREIGLATMLLCVVVVFFMLNFMPLVLNISEAFYDMIDPRLTKLSNLLITINSSVNFLIYIIFGEKFKRIFLLIFFKRRLSRDQPDLIHYESSISNNGDGTINHRSSGRFSRHGTQRSTTTTYLVTTGGGGGGLGGANNSSMNSVRLTQVSGSPGLVKIKRNRAPSPGPVVYYPGPRELQRSVSTTNSTTNNNTALGLDWTVDGKKLGHVSSGF; encoded by the coding sequence ATGCAGGCAGCTGATGGACCCGGCATTATGCCACCGCCAGCATCCGCCGAATACGATGCGGCGCCGATCAATACCGATCAGTTTCTGGCCAGCGTCACGGGTCAGAGtcaggaggaggagcaggcgATGCGCTACGAATTGGCCGACACCACGGGCAGCACACTTATGCCGCTGCTCTACGATGCCgggcagcaactgctgctgttcaaCTACACGAcgacacacaacagcaactatgAGAATATGCACAACACTTACAGCAACGTGAATGGCAGCCATGCGGATCTGTTTCCCATGTACGACGAGATGGCCGAACCGAATTGGACGCGAACCTGCGAGGAAGAGTACAATCCCGATCAAGAAGAAACTCGCATTGAGTTCTGGGTATGCGGAGTTATACTCAACATTGTTTGCGTGCTTGGACTGCTGGGCAATGTGATATCAATGATTATTCTGTCGCGTCCTCAAATGCGCAGCAGCATCAATTATTTGCTCACGGGCTTAGCGCGCTGTGACACGATGCTGATCATCAGCTCGATGCTGCTCTTTGGCATACCTTCGATATATCCCTATACAGGGTATCTCTTTGGCTACTACAACTACGTGTATCCGTTCATCTCCCCTGCCATGTTTCCCATCGGCATGATTGCGCAGACTGCGAGCATTTACATGACATTCACCGTGACACTCGAACGCTATGTGGCTGTGTGTCATCCGCTTCGGGCACGTGCTCTGTGCACTTATGGACGTGCCAAGATCTATTTTATTGTGTGCGTCTGCTTTGCGTTGGCGTACAACATGCCGCGCTTCTGGGAAGTGCTCaccgttacgtatacgccaccgAACACGACGCAAGTGCTGCACTGTGTGCGTCCGTCGCCGCTGCGTCGCAATCCCGCCTACATCAACATCTACATCCATTGGTGCTATCTGATCGTCAACTATATCATCCCGTTCCTTACGCTGGCAATCTTAAATTGCTTGATCTATCGACAGGTGAAGCATGCGAATCGCGAGCGTCAGCGTTTGTCACGATCGGAGAAGCGAGAGATCGGCTTGGCCACAATGCTGTTGTGTGTCGTGGTTGTGTTCTTCATGCTGAACTTTATGCCGCTGGTGTTGAACATCTCGGAGGCATTCTACGACATGATCGATCCGCGTTTGACGAAACTCTCGAATCTGCTGATCACGATCAACAGCAGCGTCAACTTCTTGATCTACATCATCTTCGGAGAAAAGTTCAAGCGCATTTTTTTACTCATTTTTTTCAAGCGACGCCTGAGTCGTGACCAACCGGATCTTATACACTACGAGAGCTCCATATCGAACAACGGCGATGGCACGATCAACCATCGATCGTCCGGCCGCTTCTCACGTCACGGCACCCAACGCAGCACCACAACCACCTACCTGGTGACCACGGggggcggcggtggcggtctCGGCGGGGCGAACAACAGCTCGATGAACAGTGTCCGACTCACTCAGGTGTCCGGGTCGCCAGGTCTGGTGAAAATCAAACGGAATCGCGCTCCCTCGCCGGGTCCCGTTGTCTACTATCCGGGACCACGTGAACTTCAGCGTTCCGTCTCCACCACGAATTCGACAACCAACAATAATACGGCGCTCGGCTTGGATTGGACTGTGGATGGCAAGAAGTTGGGCCATGTGTCGTCTGGGTTCTAA
- the LOC133844263 gene encoding glycerol-3-phosphate phosphatase produces the protein MFKQSFTNLSKLPKQRVRQWLSTFETIICDADGVLWHFNKAIEGAPETFNLLKASGRRMFVVTNNSGVESSALIKKARSFGIELDDNHMLTSAMAIAHYLGSKKFSKKVYIIGEPGINHELSKFDICSFAVQNEQSDKSMLQFAKEMKLDPEVGAVIVAKDDTFNVQTIMRACAYLLNNRVLFLGTCLDGAYPIGNNRVLVGAGAMIAAIKTISGRKPLILGKPNPMMVNELRNCGHINPETTLMIGDTLKTDILFAHNSGFQSLFVGTGVSTVKDVEAARCSGTQQGMAMVPDTYLPALVQLQEFV, from the exons ATGTTCAAGCAGAGTTTCACAAATCTGAGCAAGTTGCCAAAGCAACGGGTTCGTCAATGGCTGAGCACATTCGAGACCATCATCTGCGATGCTGATGGCGTGCTGTGGCACTTTAATAAGGCCATTGAAGGAGCGCCCGAGACTTTTAATCTACTGAAAGCCAGCGGACGACGCATGTTTGTTGTGACCAACAATTCGGGCGTTGAGAGTTCGGCGCTGATAAAGAAAGCCAGAAGTTTTGGTATAGAGCTAGATGACAATCATATGTTGACATCAGCCATGGCTATAGCTCACTATTTGGGcagcaaaaagttttcaaaaaaGGTGTATATAATCGGCGAGCCGGGAATTAATCATGAACTATCCAAATTCGATATTTGCTCATTTGCGGTTCAAAATGAACAGAGTGACAAGAGTATGCTGCAGTTTGCCAAGGAAATGAAACTGGATCCGGAAGTGGGAGCAGTTATTGTAGCCAAGGATGACACCTTCAATGTGCAGACCATAATGCGAGCCTGCGCCTATTTGCTCAACAATCGAGTGCTCTTTTTGGGCACCTGTTTGGATGGTGCCTATCCCATTGGCAACAATCGGGTGCTGGTTGGTGCTGGCGCCATGATTGCAGCAATTAAAACGATAAGTGGACGCAAACCTCTCATACTAGGAAAACCGAATCCGATGATGGTGAATGAGCTGCGCAATTGTGGTCACATTAATCCAGAAACAACGCTTATGATTGGCGATAC TCTAAAGACGGACATATTATTTGCCCATAACAGCGGATTTCAGTCCTTGTTTGTGGGCACGGGTGTCAGCACTGTCAAGGATGTGGAGGCGGCACGTTGCAGTGGCACGCAACAAGGCATGGCCATGGTGCCGGACACTTACTTGCCAGCGTTGGTTCAACTACAGGAATTTGTTTAA
- the LOC133844302 gene encoding glycerol-3-phosphate phosphatase yields MCAAMTNILVKKGVCQLLALNKFSIQQWLKCIDTIVFDADGVLWHREDVIEGTPETFNALRAMGKQVFICTNHSAMSANGLCNKAQKMGFLIGANEILSSSMALARYLQERKFKRKVFIVGEQGIADELKAVGIESLPIKKEQMLGSSLQDHVQQMQLDDNVGAVAVGIDSQLNMLKMCEACCYLKDRRILFLATNRDRAFPASPGRMTPGAGVMVSAIQAASKRVPFTCGKPNTFICSHLIREGIINPERTLMVGDTMYTDIHFGYNCGFQTLLVGTGVNNLQDVAAAQKSSKPMQYQQIPDLFVPKLSDLLKFLPSRNG; encoded by the exons ATGTGTGCGGCTATGACAAACATACTAGTGAAGAAGGGAGTGTGTCAATTGCTCGCCTTGAACAAGTTCAGCATACAGCAATGGCTGAAGTGCATCGATACGATTGTCTTCGATGCTGATGGCGTGCTCTGGCATCGCGAGGATGTAATCGAAGGAACACCGGAGACATTTAATGCGCTGCGTGCAATGGGCAAACAAGTATTCATCTGCACTAATCATTCTGCCATGTCTGCCAATGGACTGTGCAACAAAGCGCAAAAAATGGGATTTCTTATCGGTGCAAATGAGATTTTATCTTCGTCGATGGCTTTGGCTCGCTATCTGCAGGAGCGGAAGTTCAAGCGAAAGGTTTTCATTGTGGGCGAACAAGGGATTGCCGATGAACTAAAGGCTGTGGGCATTGAGTCGCTGCCTATTAAAAAGGAGCAGATGCTAGGCAGCTCTTTGCAAGATCATGTGCAGCAGATGCAACTGGATGATAACGTTGGTGCTGTAGCTGTTGGCATTGATAGTCAATTGAATATGTTGAAAATGTGCGAGGCTTGTTGCTATTTAAAGGATCGTCGAATTCTCTTTCTGGCCACAAATCGTGATCGTGCTTTTCCTGCTTCACCAGGTCGTATGACTCCAGGAGCTGGCGTCATGGTTTCCGCAATTCAAGCTGCCTCAAAGCGCGTTCCCTTCACTTGTGGCAAGCCGAACACATTCATTTGTTCGCATCTCATACGCGAGGGCATCATTAACCCAGAGCGCACTCTGATGGTGGGCGATAC cATGTACACCGACATTCACTTTGGCTACAATTGCGGCTTTCAAACTCTTCTCGTTGGCACTGGCGTCAATAATTTACAAgatgtggctgctgctcaGAAATCCAGTAAACCAATGCAATATCAGCAGATTCCAGATTTATTTGTGCCCAAGCTTTCGGACTTACTGAAGTTTTTGCCATCTAGAAATGGTTAG
- the LOC133845351 gene encoding ankyrin repeat and KH domain-containing protein mask-like, translating to MFPFQEQKNRPALIEAAAAGHYEIVNLLLRNNFNINERCENGETALMVASAGGYVDVVNALLSQGANFNERNMIGHTPLMKAACGGHVEVAKVLLERGANVNTRSNENNESALSVASYKGHIDLVRFLLQAGADHLNFALSAASTGGQVEVAQLLLDSGAQVNSSTYPLPSPLECSVNNSNVEVTTLLIQAGGNINGAITNGNTYLMMAAGKGDVRMVNLLLESGAVVDATMENGDTALMIACKKGHTVAASVLLSYGANLEHTTEDNRTPLMEAYRADHFTTVNFLIEKGARVTVST from the exons ATGTTTCCATtccaagaacaaaaaaatcgACCAGCACTAATTGAAGCGGCTGCTGCGGGTCACTATGAAATTGTCAACTTGCTCCTCAGGAACAACTTCAATATAAATGAAAGATGTGAAAATGGGGAAACGGCGCTCATGGTTGCCAGCGCGGGCGGTTATGTTGATGTGGTGAATGCATTGCTAAGCCAGGGCGCAAACTTTAATGAGCGCAATATGATTGGACATACACCGCTGATGAAGGCCGCATGTGGCGGCCATGTGGAAGTAGCCAAG GTACTTCTCGAGCGTGGAGCCAATGTCAACACCCGCTCCAATGAGAACAACGAGAGTGCATTGTCAGTGGCTAGCTACAAGGGTCATATTGATTTGGTGCGTTTCCTACTGCAAGCTGGCGCCGATCACTTGAACTTTGCTCTTTCGGCGGCTTCAACAGGTGGCCAAGTGGAAGTAGCGCAATTATTACTAGACTCCGGAGCGCAAGTCAATAGTTCCACTTATCCGCTGCCGTCGCCGCTGGAGTGTTCAGTTAACAATAGTAACGTTGAGGTTACCACTTTGCTCATCCAGGCCGGCGGCAACATTAATGGGGCCATTACAAATGGCAACACGTATCTCATGATGGCAGCTGGCAAGGGGGACGTGAGAATGGTGAACTTGTTATTGGAGAGCGGTGCGGTTGTGGATGCAACGATGGAAAATGGAGACACGGCGCTGATGATTGCCTGTAAGAAAGGACATACCGTTGCGGCTAGTGTGCTCCTCTCATATGGCGCTAATCTGGAGCACACGACGGAGGACAACCGTACGCCACTTATGGAGGCTTATCGTGCCGACCACTTCACGACCGTGAACTTTCTCATCGAGAAGGGCGCACGAGTTACCGTCTCTACGTGA